The Aequorivita sublithincola DSM 14238 genome window below encodes:
- a CDS encoding shikimate dehydrogenase family protein: MSKFGLAGKNISYSFSKTFFSEKFESEDLPHSYENFDISSIEFFPKIISETPDLKGLNVTIPYKQEVISYLHSLDKEAEKIGAVNTIKILKDNKLKGYNTDHFGFQKSLEALLPLQQKTALILGTGGASKAVAYALEKLGFSFKFVSRSKVMNTLNYEDLNKSILDNHLLIINCTPLGTFPNITDCPPIPYQFLTKNHLLFDLIYNPAETEFLKRGKLQGAKTSNGLKMLELQAEKAWEIWNS; the protein is encoded by the coding sequence ATGTCTAAATTTGGATTAGCAGGAAAAAACATAAGCTATTCATTTTCGAAAACGTTCTTTTCTGAAAAATTTGAAAGCGAAGATCTTCCACATTCATACGAAAATTTTGATATTTCTTCCATAGAATTTTTTCCAAAGATTATTTCAGAAACGCCTGATTTAAAAGGACTGAACGTCACTATTCCTTATAAGCAGGAAGTGATTTCATATTTGCATAGTTTAGACAAAGAAGCCGAAAAAATTGGCGCTGTAAACACTATTAAAATTTTAAAAGACAACAAGTTAAAAGGTTACAACACAGATCATTTTGGTTTTCAAAAATCGTTGGAAGCTCTTTTACCGCTTCAACAGAAAACAGCTTTAATTTTAGGAACTGGTGGAGCTTCAAAAGCTGTGGCTTACGCGCTTGAAAAGCTTGGATTTAGTTTCAAATTTGTAAGTAGAAGCAAAGTAATGAACACTTTGAATTATGAAGATTTAAACAAATCAATTCTCGACAATCATTTATTAATAATTAACTGCACGCCTTTGGGAACTTTTCCAAATATTACAGATTGTCCGCCCATTCCCTATCAATTTCTAACAAAAAACCATTTACTTTTCGATTTGATTTATAATCCAGCGGAAACTGAATTTTTAAAACGCGGAAAGCTTCAAGGTGCAAAAACAAGCAACGGACTGAAAATGCTAGAATTGCAAGCTGAGAAAGCTTGGGAAATTTGGAATTCATAA
- a CDS encoding DUF349 domain-containing protein, with protein MSDEKLPKEELQTPNTEENSKEIPTTETLVETKVDAENKVEGTETVANIPENNSEENKTEETSEAETTVKEEVEATQLSEIISEANPEDSNTEESANEASTTTHKEEASAEDQDSEDEDEEEEVASSEDDEEEENEETEQKDYSTLSKKELIAELDKLLKTKKIQELKHDVEEIRSEFNNQFNEELEQKKEEFLAEGGNIIDFHYTTPLRKEFNTLYFDYKEKRNGHYKNLKKDLQANMDKRWELIEELKSLLSAEENINTTYKHFKDIQEKWHVAGAIPRDKYNTVWNTYHHHVENFYDFLHLNREFRDLDFKHNLDAKLKLITRAEELGQEENVNKAFRELQMLHKMWKEEIGPVAQEYRDEVWDKFSDATKIIHDKRQEQLAEMEKDFETNYEKKKQLVEELIKTTEEAKPSHQGWQNAIKKVQELRDAFFNTGRVPRNNNKEIWKLFKDATGNFNHEKNSFYKNQKKEQYANLEKKRELIKIAEDNKDSEDFDVTTALMKKIQGDWKTIGHVPRKDSDKLWKRFKKTCNHYFDRLHAQKNEANKEEVVHYEAKQEMLEKLSSFKLSGDHKADLKTIKENISAWKELGRVPYNKRNIEQKFNKTLDGLFSKLDLGKKETELIKFDNKLNTLVNRDDDRKLQNEHFFISKKIDETRDEIRQLENNLGFFRHVPDDNPMVKEVHNNIERHKEQLEVWKAKLSKIKEVRE; from the coding sequence ATGTCTGACGAAAAATTGCCGAAAGAAGAACTTCAAACTCCAAACACGGAAGAAAATTCAAAAGAAATTCCAACTACCGAAACCTTAGTAGAAACGAAAGTTGATGCTGAAAACAAAGTTGAAGGAACGGAAACGGTAGCAAATATTCCAGAAAACAATTCTGAAGAAAACAAAACCGAAGAAACTTCTGAAGCCGAAACTACTGTTAAAGAAGAAGTTGAAGCCACTCAATTAAGCGAAATTATTTCTGAAGCAAACCCTGAAGATTCTAATACTGAAGAGTCTGCAAATGAAGCCTCGACTACGACTCACAAAGAAGAAGCATCGGCTGAAGACCAAGATTCTGAGGATGAAGACGAGGAAGAAGAAGTGGCTTCATCTGAAGATGACGAAGAGGAAGAAAATGAAGAAACAGAGCAAAAAGATTACAGCACACTTTCCAAAAAAGAATTGATTGCCGAGCTTGATAAATTACTGAAAACCAAAAAAATTCAGGAATTAAAGCACGATGTTGAGGAAATTCGTTCAGAATTCAACAATCAATTCAATGAAGAATTAGAGCAGAAAAAAGAAGAATTTCTTGCCGAGGGCGGAAATATAATTGACTTCCACTACACTACACCCTTAAGAAAAGAATTTAATACGCTTTATTTCGACTATAAAGAAAAGCGTAACGGCCATTATAAAAATCTTAAAAAAGATCTTCAGGCCAATATGGACAAGCGCTGGGAACTTATAGAAGAATTAAAAAGTCTTTTGAGCGCCGAAGAAAATATAAATACAACCTACAAACATTTTAAAGATATTCAGGAAAAATGGCATGTTGCTGGGGCAATTCCAAGGGACAAATACAACACCGTTTGGAATACCTATCATCATCATGTTGAGAATTTCTACGATTTTCTTCATCTAAACCGTGAGTTCCGCGACTTAGATTTTAAACACAACCTAGACGCAAAACTGAAACTTATTACGCGCGCTGAAGAGCTTGGACAAGAAGAAAATGTTAATAAGGCTTTCCGTGAACTTCAAATGCTCCACAAAATGTGGAAAGAAGAAATTGGACCCGTGGCGCAGGAATATCGCGATGAAGTTTGGGACAAGTTTAGCGACGCTACAAAAATTATCCACGACAAACGCCAAGAACAATTGGCTGAGATGGAGAAAGACTTTGAAACCAACTACGAAAAGAAAAAGCAACTTGTTGAAGAGTTAATAAAAACCACCGAAGAAGCCAAACCGAGTCACCAAGGTTGGCAGAATGCTATTAAAAAAGTGCAAGAACTTCGGGATGCTTTTTTCAATACTGGGCGTGTTCCAAGAAATAACAACAAAGAAATTTGGAAGTTATTTAAGGACGCAACTGGAAATTTCAACCACGAAAAAAACAGTTTTTATAAAAACCAGAAAAAGGAACAGTACGCCAATCTTGAAAAGAAACGTGAGCTCATAAAAATTGCTGAAGACAACAAAGACAGTGAGGATTTTGACGTTACAACTGCGTTGATGAAAAAAATTCAAGGCGATTGGAAAACCATTGGTCACGTGCCGCGAAAGGACAGTGACAAGTTGTGGAAACGCTTCAAAAAGACCTGTAATCATTATTTTGACAGACTTCATGCTCAGAAAAATGAAGCCAATAAAGAAGAAGTTGTTCATTATGAAGCCAAGCAGGAAATGCTCGAAAAGCTTTCCTCTTTTAAACTAAGCGGCGACCACAAAGCCGATTTAAAAACTATAAAGGAAAATATTTCAGCTTGGAAGGAACTTGGTCGCGTACCTTATAACAAACGCAACATTGAACAAAAATTCAACAAAACGTTGGATGGCCTTTTCTCTAAACTCGATTTGGGCAAAAAGGAAACTGAACTTATCAAGTTTGACAATAAATTAAATACGCTTGTAAACCGAGACGACGATCGTAAATTACAAAACGAGCATTTCTTTATTTCGAAGAAAATTGATGAAACTCGTGATGAAATAAGACAATTGGAGAACAATCTAGGCTTTTTCCGTCACGTTCCAGACGATAATCCAATGGTGAAGGAAGTTCATAATAACATTGAACGTCACAAAGAACAACTTGAAGTTTGGAAAGCGAAGCTTTCGAAGATTAAAGAGGTTCGGGAATAA